Proteins encoded by one window of Juglans regia cultivar Chandler chromosome 15, Walnut 2.0, whole genome shotgun sequence:
- the LOC109004837 gene encoding box C/D snoRNA protein 1 — protein sequence MESQEDQALTNPLVCEECEASPSKYKCPGCSMRSCSLPCVKAHKQRTGCTGKRSQTQFVPLSQFDDNLLLSDYNLLEEVKRVAESAQRTRTKLCGYAHSKFPFHLRSLWNAAARRRTKLLFLSSGMSKREKNRTRYDQRKKSIFWTIEWRFYSTDIVLHDHGVNENTNLCSIIENHLKTGPWNHQLRQFCEEQLDCLKFFIRKYPKGSVSPFRELDARASIKQQFSSLVILEYPVIYVSLPSHSCDFEVVKDANPVTEKPEPKDSESNPSPVGAPFKEEEIEDNSSSDPRDFELMKHVSSSPMPRSPHYNVRTEKAIDNSSECPLFSRVATSNRSHSTSNTNEAGVSQMMEFDFDQGLIDSYSELIAQINPDDFLDLEFEFAEELDAEGRRDLSDLRAYLSAEEELEEGEILE from the exons ATGGAGAGCCAAGAAGACCAAGCTCTGACAAACCCACTTGTCTGCGAGGAATGTGAAGCGAGCCCGTCAAAGTACAAGTGCCCGGGTTGCTCCATGCGTTCTTGTAGCCTTCCTTGCGTCAAAGCTCACAAGCAACGCACCGGATGTACGGGCAAGAGGAGCCAGACCCAGTTCGTCCCACTCTCTCAATTCGACGATAATCTGCTCCTTTCTG ATTACAATTTACTTGAGGAAGTGAAGAGGGTCGCTGAATCTGCTCAGAGAACAAGAACTAAATTGTGCGGGTATGCTCATTCTAAGTTTCCATTTCATCTTAGAAGCCTCTGGAATGCTGCAGCAAGGCGAAGGACAAAACTTCTATTTCTCTCTAGTGGAAtgtcaaagagagagaaaaatcgAACTCGATATGACCAAAG GAAAAAATCTATCTTTTGGACCATCGAATGGCGGTTTTACTCAACAGACATTGTTTTACATGATCATGG AGTGAATGAAAATACGAACCTCTGCTCCATCATTGAGAATCATCTGAAAACTGGCCCATGGAATCATCAACTAAGGCAATTTTGCGAGGAACAGCTGGACTGTCTCAAGTTTTTCATCCGTAAATATCCAAAG GGCTCCGTATCACCTTTCCGGGAGTTAGATGCGAGGGCCTCAATAAAGCAACAATTTTCCAGTTTAGTTATATTGGAGTATCCTGTAATATATGTCTCCCTCCCTTCACACAGCTGTGATTTTGAGGTTGTTAAAGATGCCAACCCTGTTACTGAAAAACCAGAGCCAAAAGATTCTGAAAGCAATCCAAGCCCAGTTGGTGCCCCCTTCAAGGAGGAGGAAATAGAAGACAACAGCTCTTCAGATCCTCGTGATTTTGAACTCATGAAACATGTGAGTTCAAGTCCAATGCCTCGATCCCCCCATTACAACGTGAGGACCGAGAAAGCGATAGATAACTCATCAGAATGCCCTTTGTTCTCAAGGGTGGCAACAAGCAACAGGTCACATTCCACCTCCAATACCAATGAAGCAGGAGTGTCTCAAATGATGGAGTTTGATTTTGATCAGGGCTTAATAGATTCGTACTCAGAGCTCATTGCACAAATTAACCCTGATGACTTTCTGGATTTGGAATTTGAGTTTGCTGAAGAGCTAGATGCAGAAGGAAGAAGAGATCTCTCGGATCTCCGTGCATATTTGTCAGCAGAAGAGGAATTAGAGGAAGGGGAGATTCTTGAATAA
- the LOC109004834 gene encoding uncharacterized protein LOC109004834 — protein sequence MEILLSIVGKIGESIVGKIGESIVGKIGESLVSPIGEQFGYLISYESSIKILEEKFLKLREKKEAVQQSVVGAEWNQEVVASEVKTWLANVGKKLEEVGKFLAEDAKTNMMCMNGWCPHHLKLRYSLGKKAQKNTRAINELLDEGGKYDRVFNIAPPLKVRSLSTERFKDFESRKEMIQNVLEALRDEKTDMIAICGMGGIGKTEMAKEIATRVKNNGLFHEVAIAVVSQSPNLTKIQGELAEMLGPRLDEESEHGRANELYSRLTKAKKVLVILDDVWDPLDLEAIGVYHAVKEKSCKILMTSRSEETCNQMQFQKIFQIGLLSKEEAWNLFREMAGDFINSPNLISIAEQVVRECARLPIAIVTVGSALRNKRDEYEWKAALQQLKMSIPQNIPGLHPKVYSSIEFSYNYLGSDEAKSCFLLCCLYPEDYDVPIEHLVWYGVGKRFLQGISIVEQIRAHVHTIVRNLQRSNLLLDSKEDECIKMHDIVRDVAISIASRDEYGFMVELDKRHEEWPLKDTYDSYTTISLLLGEMKGHPNGLKCPKLQFLRLLCLKDSKTFPGNFFNGMNELKMLSLQEGCFSLTSLPSSIQMLENLRMLNLESCRLGDVSAIGTLGKLEILGFRDSKIEELPCEIGNLSQLKLLDMKMCFPLKRIAAGILSRLSRLQELYMASFKNWEYTTTTEGNGEGTSNNASLAELIPYFGRMTVLEISISDIGCLPKEFDFNNSSLRFRINIEDGRRYLFENEIRLEREDASDLGKVLLESRSVFGNLKHCAIVKCQRSKNIFWLAMVRDLVQLKSLDISKCENIEEIFSKKGEDSDVITLPKLEKMHLSSLPRLIGICQSMDSVEVEGGGSTSSTTLSHKLLSSNTILWFPNLVELYVKECELLEVVFDLEGLKVVIENSQLQSLKLRNLSRMAHVWKNIPRGFQGFQNLISIKIRECHKLRNLLYASVAKLLVKLQSIEIMDCELMENVIQREDEAGKEMGEDITTSFSSKAHSFEWPSIKKIELSDCPKLKTFYSEIESRRKLKKTDVELDSRATEPSVGFSSVRSRDSVGLFNRCLESCLPGRRAKRSQENNSSSLEGNKHDINKEVTVTKKGEQNVCEIENQIKYMWSLFPYNLVESLANLGELYAVKCDSLEVIFELEGLNVEESNIFNNLTVLSLDHLPKLLHIWKKDPRDIKGFNNLRLLQVSGCDNLKCLFAPSIAKLLVNLEKIEVHNCKEIEEILEKESGDEERRDVIVFPQVNTLSLMDLPKLEFFYTEDNYAFEWPSLKKMTMVGCQHLKMFVSTSVETPKLKGVHYNEFEAFQPMIAGGLNTTIQLVIKGSKVNLVEILQSLSIRSREDLEYLSKALPNDQTLDLADAFFLVQSLELNKFFNLKEIYHTKPRWIKISELGNLRSVKLYRCSSLKNVFSLAVAKGLVQLQELTVRVCGNIEEILSLEGDDEKAFDVIKLPKLTNIKLECLPRLICFSQSTAQYSSLNGKEVAGPIIESSSISSKLFSSNTILWVPNLEKLVVNRLYIHGALFDLKGQDDLRGKNIPVRAQMRTLHLEELFCLAHVWNNIPPGFQGFRNLTSIEILKCQSLRYLFLTYFTNLFAELQSISIVSCKRMESIVQKEEAGEERGLDIIAFPRMSTINLTDVENLVSFSREVCSFDWPSITKITLDTCPKLKTLGSKIQSPRAQEPSLASSSTADSPGFLSRCLECVPSSRSSSPVIESSQGTTKRPQEVTLTKQDEPNRSEIENQTKMWSLFPYYLIQSLKNLEILNAERCGSLEVIFELEGLNVEESNILNNLTVLGLQDLPKLLHIWKKGPRDIKGFNNLRLLRVGGCNSLKCLFTPSIAKLLVKLEEIKVEDCDEMEEIIAKESGDEEKRDHMIAFPQVKTLNLQFLQKLECFCNQTISCKWPSLENMTMDGCKKLKMFVSTSMETPKLKGVLTEFGFQPMIEGDLNTTIQHIIKEMANFQEISQSSRSP from the exons atggaaattcTTTTATCAATTGTTGGGAAAATAGGAGAATCAATTGTTGGGAAAATAGGAGAATCAATTGTTGGGAAAATAGGAGAATCCTTGGTTTCGCCAATCGGAGAACAATTTGGCTATCTTATTTCCTACGAGAGCAGTATCAAGATTCTAGAAGAGAAATTTTTGAAGTTACGTGAGAAGAAGGAAGCGGTGCAACAATCTGTTGTTGGAGCCGAATGGAATCAAGAAGTAGTCGCAAGTGAAGTTAAGACGTGGCTGGCAAATGTAGGAAaaaaacttgaagaagtggGAAAATTCCTTGCAGAAGATGCCAAAACTAATATGATGTGCATGAATGGTTGGTGTCCTCATCATCTGAAGCTCCGCTATTCCTTGGGCAAGAAAGCTCAGAAGAATACTCGAGCCATCAATGAGTTGCTAGATGAAGGTGGAAAATATGACAGGGTGTTCAATATTGCACCTCCATTGAAAGTGAGATCATTATCCACAGAACGGTTTAAGGATTTTGAAtcacgaaaagaaatgattCAAAATGTTTTGGAGGCTCTAAGGGATGAAAAAACCGACATGATTGCAATATGTGGTATGGGAGGGATTGGCAAGACAGAAATGGCAAAAGAGATAGCTACAAGAGTAAAAAATAATGGTTTATTCCATGAAGTTGCCATTGCAGTGGTGTCTCAAAGTCCAAACTTGACAAAGATTCAAGGTGAACTTGCAGAAATGCTAGGTCCTAGACTTGATGAAGAGAGTGAACACGGAAGAGCAAATGAATTATATTCAAGATTGACTAAGGCTAAGAAAGTCCTTGTAATATTGGATGATGTTTGGGACCCACTTGATCTTGAGGCTATTGGAGTTTACCATGCAGTTAAAGAAAAGAGTTGCAAAATCTTGATGACGTCAAGAAGTGAAGAAACTTGCAATCAGATGCAATTTcaaaagatttttcaaattggACTTTTATCCAAAGAAGAAGCTTGGAATCTTTTCAGAGAGATGGCAGGTGATTTTATCAATTCCCCCAATCTAATTTCAATAGCAGAACAAGTTGTGAGGGAATGCGCACGTTTGCCCATTGCTAttgtgacggttggaagtgctCTTCGCAACAAAAGAGATGAATATGAGTGGAAAGCTGCACTTCAGCAACTTAAAATGTCTATTCCACAAAATATCCCTGGTCTGCATCCAAAGGTATATTCCAGCATAGAGTTCAGTTACAATTATTTAGGAAGTGACGAAGCCAAATCATGCTTTTTGCTATGTTGTTTGTATCCTGAAGATTATGATGTTCCAATTGAACATTTAGTTTGGTATGGAGTTGGCAAAAGGTTTCTTCAAGGCATTAGTATTGTGGAACAAATAAGAGCACATGTCCACACAATAGTTCGGAATCTTCAAAGATCAAATCTCTTGTTGGATAGCAAAGAGGATGAATGCATCAAAATGCATGATATTGTGCGAGATGTTGCCATATCAATTGCATCCAGAGATGAATATGGTTTTATGGTTGAGTTGGATAAAAGACATGAAGAATGGCCACTGAAGGATACATATGACAGTTACACCACAATTTCTCTTTTACTTGGAGAAATGAAAGGTCATCCTAATGGGTTGAAGTGTCCCAAACTTCAATTTTTGCGACTATTATGTTTAAAAGATTCAAAAACATTCCCAGGCAATTTCTTTAATGGGATGAATGAGCTAAAGATGTTGTCTTTGCAAGAAGGCTGCTTCTCCTTGACATCATTGCCATCATCTATACAGATGCTCGAGAACCTTCGGATGCTGAATTTGGAGAGTTGTCGCTTGGGGGATGTGTCGGCAATAGGAACCCTTGGAAAACTAGAAATTCTTGGTTTTCGTGATTCCAAGATTGAGGAATTGCCGTGTGAAATAGGAAATCTTAGCCAATTAAAGTTGCTGGATATGAAGATGTGTTTTCCTCTAAAGCGAATTGCAGCTGGAATCTTATCCCGTTTATCTCGCCTACAAGAGTTGTATATGGCAAGCTTTAAGAATTGGGAATATACGACTACGACAGAAGGAAATGGAGAAGGAACAAGTAATAATGCAAGTCTTGCTGAACTAATTCCTTATTTTGGTCGAATGACGGTCTTAGAAATCAGCATATCAGATATCGGGTGcttgccaaaagaatttgactTCAATAACTCCAGTTTGAGATTTAGAATAAACATTGAAGATGGCCGAcgatatttatttgaaaatgaaatcagACTTGAACGGGAGGATGCAAGTGATCTTGGGAAAGTACTTTTGGAGAGTAGAAGTGTTTTTGGCAACCTGAAACATTGTGCAATAGTTAAGTGCCAGCGttcgaaaaatatattttggttggCCATGGTGAGAGATTTGGTTCAACTCAAATCGTTAGACATTTCTAAATGTgaaaatatagaagaaattttttcgAAGAAAGGAGAAGATAGTGATGTCATTACATTGCCGAAGTTGGAGAAAATGCATCTATCTTCCTTACCAAGGCTCATTGGTATATGTCAATCCATGGACTCAGTTGAG GTTGAAGGAGGAGGCAGCACTTCATCAACAACCCTCTCTCATAAACTACTTTCATCCAACACCATTTTGTGGTTTCCCAATTTGGTAGAGCTTTATGTAAAAGAGTGTGAATTACTAGAAGTGGTATTTGATTTGGAAGGACTAAAGGTCGTCATAGAGAACAGCCAATTACAAAGCCTAAAGTTGCGTAACTTATCTCGGATGGCACATGTGTGGAAGAATATTCCAAGAGGGTTTCAAGgctttcaaaacttaatatCAATTAAAATCCGGGAATGTCACAAGTTGCGAAATTTGCTCTATGCTTCTGTTGCCAAACTACTGGTGAAACTTCAAAGCATAGAAATAATGGATTGCGAATTGATGGAAAATGTTATTCAAAGAGAGGACGAAGCTGGAAAAGAAATGGGAGAAGATATCACTACGAGTTTTAGTAGCAAAGCCCATTCTTTTGAGTGGCCATCCATAAAGAAGATCGAATTGTCGGATTGTCCCAaactaaaaacattttattcagAAATTGAAAGCAGAAGAAAGCTTAAGAAAACTGACGTAGAATTGGATTCAAGAGCCACAGAGCCTAGTGTTGGCTTCTCCTCAGTACGATCGAGAGATTCAGTTGGACTTTTCAACCGCTGCCTAGAGTCTTGTTTACCAGGTCGCAGAGCCAAGAGATCCCAAGAAAATAACAGCTCCTCTTTAGAAGGGAataaacacgacattaacaaaGAG GTTACAGTGACAAAGAAAGGGGAGCAAAATGTGTGTgagattgaaaatcaaataaaatatatgtggtCTCTGTTTCCATACAACTTGGTTGAAAGTTTGGCAAATCTAGGAGAACTTTATGCAGTTAAATGTGATTCATTGGAAGTGATATTTGAACTTGAGGGACTAAATGTTGAAGAAAGCAATATCTTCAACAATTTGACAGTGCTGTCATTAGATCACTTACCAAAGCTGTTGCATATATGGAAGAAAGATCCGCGAGATATTAAGGGCTTCAATAACTTGAGATTGCTACAGGTATCGGGATGTGATAATTTGAAATGTTTATTCGCACCATCCATAGCAAAACTTCTAGTgaatttagagaaaatagaaGTTCATaactgcaaagaaattgaagaaatcCTTGAAAAAGAATCAGGAGATGAAGAGAGGAGAGATGTGATCGTATTCCcccaagttaataccctctcacTCATGGATTTGCCAAAGTTGGAATTTTTTTACACAGAAGATAATTATGCTTTTGAGTGGCCATCTCTGAAAAAGATGACAATGGTTGGATGTCAAcatttaaaaatgtttgtttCAACAAGTGTGGAAACTCCTAAGCTAAAGGGAGTGCATTATAATGAGTTTGAAGCTTTTCAACCAATGATAGCAGGAGGCCTCAATACCACCATACAACTCGTTATCAAAGGATCAAAG GTGAATTTAGTGGAGATCTTGCAGAGTCTAAGCATTCGTAGCCGTGAAGATTTAGAATATCTAAGCAAGGCCCTACCGAATGATCAGACTCTAGATCTGGCTGATGCCTTCTTTCTCGTACAGTCACTTGAACTCAACAAATTCTTCAATTTAAAAGAGATCTATCATACCAAACCCCGATGGATCAAGATCTCTGAGCTTGGAAACCTGAGATCTGTGAAGCTATATCGTTGCAGcagtttgaaaaatgtgttttcgTTGGCCGTAGCAAAGGGTTTGGTTCAACTCCAAGAGTTAACCGTACGTGTTTGTGGGAATATAGAAGAAATTCTGTCTCTGGAAGGAGACGATGAGAAAGCATTTGATGTCATCAAGTTGCCCAAGTTGACGAATATTAAGCTGGAATGTCTACCAAGGCTCATTTGTTTTTCTCAATCTACCGCCCAGTACTCATCCTTGAATGGGAAAGAG GTTGCAGGACCTATAATTGAATCATCATCCATCTCtagcaaattattttcatccaacACTATTTTGTGGGTACCCAATTTGGAAAAACTTGTCGTAAATCGGCTCTACATACATGGAGCGTTATTTGATCTTAAAGGACAAGATGACCTGCGCGGGAAAAACATTCCAGTACGTGCTCAAATGAGAACTCTACATTTGGAGGAGTTATTTTGTTTGGCACATGTGTGGAATAATATTCCTCCAGGATTTCAAGGCTTTCGAAACTTAACATCAATTGAAATCCTTAAATGTCAGAGTCTAAGATACTTGTTCTTGacttattttacaaatttatttgcCGAACTTCAAAGCATCTCAATAGTTAGCTGCAAACGGATGGAAAGTATTGTTCAAAAAGAGGAAGCTGGTGAAGAAAGGGGACTAGATATAATTGCATTCCCTCGAATGAGCACTATCAATTTGACTGATGTGGAGAATCTCGTGAGTTTCAGTAGGGaggtttgttcttttgattggCCATCCATAACAAAAATCACATTGGATACTTGTCCAAAATTGAAAACATTAGGCTCAAAAATTCAGAGCCCAAGAGCCCAAGAGCCTAGTCTTGCCTCCTCCTCAACAGCAGATTCTCCTGGTTTTCTCAGCCGATGTCTTGAGTGTGTACCAAGTAGCAGGAGTTCAAGTCCGGTAATTGAATCCAGCCAAGGCACTACGAAGAGACCCCAAGAG GTTACATTGACAAAGCAAGATGAGCCAAATAGGAGTGAGATTGAAAATCAAACAAAGATGTGGTCTCTATTTCCATACTACTTGattcaaagtttgaaaaatctagAAATACTTAATGCAGAACGATGTGGTTCATTGGAAGTGATATTTGAACTTGAGGGACTAAATGTTGAAGAAAGCAATATATTAAATAACTTGACAGTGTTGGGATTACAAGATTTACCGAAGCTGTTGCATATATGGAAGAAAGGTCCACGAGATATCAAGGGCTTCAATAACTTGAGATTGCTACGAGTAGGGGGATGTAATAGTTTGAAATGTTTATTCACACCATCCATAGCAAAACTTCTTGtaaaattagaagaaataaaagttgaGGACTGCGATGAAATGGAAGAAATCATTGCAAAAGAATCAGGAGACGAAGAGAAAAGAGATCATATGATTGCATTCCCTCAAGTGAAGACCCTCAACCtccaatttttacaaaaattagaaTGTTTTTGCAATCAGACGATTTCTTGTAAGTGGCCGTCTCTGGAAAACATGACAATGGATggatgtaaaaaattaaaaatgtttgtatCAACAAGTATGGAAACACCTAAGCTAAAGGGAGTGCTTACGGAGTTTGGTTTTCAACCGATGATAGAAGGAGACCTCAACACCACCATACAACACATTATCAAAGAAATG gCGAATTTTCAAGAGATCTCGCAGAGTTCCAGGTCTCCATAG
- the LOC109004839 gene encoding UPF0496 protein 4-like — protein sequence MPVTDYQGSSSAFDIGRSILSLRRDPVVHSMEPARDASSLEMDPEAFQKQVADRFADLSSASSDELLSLAWVRKLLDAFLCCHEEFRIILFNHRALVLRPPVDRLVSDYFERSVKALDVCNAIRDGIEQIRQWQKLIEIVLCALDNHKTLGEGQFRRANKALIDLAIAMLDEKDPNATISHRNRSFGRSNNSSSSSTTAHHHSHHQNRSLGHFRSLSWSVSRSWSAARQLQVIGNNLTAPKGNELVATNGLAAPVFTMNSVLLFVMWALVAAIPCQDRGLQVHFNIPRQFLWAGPILSLHERILDESKKRDRKNACGLLREIHQIEKCARALSELADSVQFPLVEEKEGEVRQRVEEFSQVYEALKVGLDPLGRQVRDLFHMIVRNRTEGLDSSGGRPNNPA from the coding sequence ATGCCCGTTACGGACTACCAAGGTTCTTCTTCTGCATTCGATATCGGACGTTCCATCCTCAGCCTCCGACGCGATCCGGTCGTCCACTCCATGGAACCGGCCCGCGACGCCAGCAGCTTGGAGATGGACCCCGAGGCCTTCCAGAAGCAGGTAGCTGACCGGTTCGCCGATTTGTCATCTGCCAGCTCCGACGAGTTACTTTCCCTGGCTTGGGTGAGGAAGCTTCTGGATGCGTTCCTTTGTTGCCACGAGGAATTTAGGATTATTCTGTTCAATCATAGGGCTTTGGTGCTGCGGCCCCCTGTGGATCGGTTGGTTTCGGATTATTTTGAGCGGAGCGTGAAGGCTCTTGACGTGTGCAACGCAATTCGCGATGGGATTGAGCAGATCCGCCAATGGCAGAAGCTGATCGAGATCGTTTTGTGCGCTCTCGATAACCACAAAACTCTCGGCGAGGGCCAATTCCGTCGCGCCAACAAGGCGCTCATCGATTTGGCTATTGCCATGCTCGACGAGAAGGACCCCAACGCCACGATCTCGCACCGGAACCGATCGTTTGGTAGGAGCAACAACTCGTCCTCTTCCTCGACGACGGCTCATCACCATAGCCACCATCAAAACCGTTCCTTGGGGCATTTCCGGTCGCTGTCCTGGAGCGTATCGCGGTCGTGGTCGGCGGCGCGGCAGCTCCAGGTGATTGGGAACAATTTGACGGCTCCGAAAGGGAACGAGCTCGTGGCTACGAACGGCCTCGCTGCACCTGTCTTTACCATGAATTCGGTGCTGCTGTTCGTAATGTGGGCTCTGGTGGCGGCTATTCCGTGCCAGGACCGTGGTTTGCAGGTGCACTTCAATATCCCGAGGCAGTTCTTGTGGGCGGGTCCGATCCTCTCACTGCACGAGCGGATTCTTGACGAGTCAAAGAAGCGGGACAGGAAGAACGCGTGCGGGCTGTTGAGGGAGATTCATCAGATTGAGAAATGCGCTAGGGCGCTTAGCGAATTGGCGGATTCGGTTCAGTTCCCATTGGTGGAGGAGAAGGAAGGGGAGGTGAGGCAGAGAGTGGAGGAGTTCTCTCAAGTTTACGAGGCGTTGAAAGTGGGATTGGACCCATTGGGGCGACAGGTGAGAGACTTGTTTCACATGATTGTGCGGAACCGAACGGAGGGGCTTGACTCTTCGGGTGGAAGGCCCAACAATCCTGCATAG
- the LOC109004835 gene encoding GRB10-interacting GYF protein 2-like codes for MELELGLKIAKTSDDLTSTAEFQFVKDRTGPVFLSGEDDNMFILTVHLKGFRRDNINIKINEDGTRITVHGEKRVQQTVMIGWILQKKGVELRVFKKVFKIPDGVVLDRIKAKFNENESILTIIMPKREKGIRGDGIEEVKEDEVGTKTGKSEREQIVDNEVSERDKDGLKNLEESKDPEIKRMDETDPVVVKETSEMTTIVEEIPRKDTVGERIYEKSKETEILSQPAEEEAGKRGLELEATKRVVKEFPEREYIGEKVLEKSKQPKMKKVEETDGAVKEKVGREKPETVTIVAKKVPKGEKEAQEPESKIAKETQPIVETSEKVKEITHERELGEVDPKNLETVLTSKHPEVGNMKPTIETWSKELPAWTEQTKKQEKIQEVEKVEANGMEEEKSTTDEPGLAEHKIIQEPHDLMSHTDVQESTKSKADQEELEQAETLQRRQPVEQLGKDEVTKLEKTISLGNEIREASNEGSLQEKEGESEQEKDLGEGATPEKKPVSRRCNLGLPCVVAGSAILVSIIAFVIHILKAKKRK; via the exons ATGGAACTGGAATTGGGACTCAAGATTGCCAAAACGAGTGATGATCTCACTTCCACGGCCGAATTTCAGTTTGTGAAAGATCGAACGGGTCCTGTTTTCTTGTCTGGTGAAGATGACAACATGTTCATCCTCACTGTTCACCTCAAAG GTTTTAGGAGAGACAACATAAATATCAAGATAAACGAAGATGGGACACGAATTACAGTTCATGGGGAGAAACGGGTCCAACAAACAGTGATGATAGGTTGGATACTACAAAAGAAAGGGGTGGAGCTCAGGGTGTTCaaaaaggttttcaaaattCCTGATGGGGTGGTTTTGGATAGAATCAAGGCTAAGTTCAACGAAAACGAATCAATCTTGACAATCATCATgccaaaaagggaaaaaggaaTTCGTGGGGACGGGATTGAGGAAGTGAAGGAAGATGAAGTTGGGACAAAGACAGGAAAATCAGAAAGGGAGCAAATTGTAGATAATGAGGTTTCTGAAAGAGACAAGGATGGACTAAAAAATCTGGAGGAATCTAAAGATCCTGAGATTAAGAGAATGGATGAAACCGACCCGGTTGTGGTGAAAGAGACATCAGAAATGACTACGATTGTTGAAGAGATTCCTAGAAAAGATACTGTTGGAGAGCGAATTTATGAGAAAAGTAAAGAGACCGAGATTCTTAGTCAACCAGCAGAAGAGGAGGCTGGTAAAAGGGGGCTTGAACTTGAAGCAACAAAAAGGGTAGTCAAGGAGTTTCCTGAGAGAGAATACATTGGAGAGAAAGTACTGGAGAAAAGTAAGCAGCCCAAGATGAAAAAGGTGGAAGAAACTGATGGGGCTGTGAAAGAAAAGGTTGGGAGAGAGAAACCAGAAACAGTGACAATTGTAGCTAAAAAAGTGCCTAAAGGAGAGAAAGAAGCCCAAGAGCCCGAGAGTAAAATTGCAAAAGAAACTCAACCGATTGTTGAAACATCAGAAAAAGTGAAGGAGATTACGCATGAAAGAGAATTGGGAGAAGTTGATCCCAAAAATCTAGAAACAGTGCTAACCTCTAAACATCCAGAAGTGGGAAACATGAAACCTACGATCGAAACTTGGAGTAAAGAGCTTCCTGCATGGACAGAGCAGACAAAGAAACAGGAGAAGATTCAAGAGGTAGAGAAAGTAGAAGCTAAtggaatggaagaagaaaagagcaCAACGGATGAACCTGGTCTAGCAGAACATAAAATTATCCAAGAACCACACGATCTGATGTCACATACAGATGTTCAAGAGTCAACAAAATCCAAAGCTGATCAAGAAGAACTAGAACAAGCAGAAACTCTGCAACGACGGCAACCTGTTGAGCAACTTGGCAAAGATGAAGTTACAAAACTAGAGAAAACTATCAGTTTGGGAAACGAAATTCGAGAAGCGAGTAACGAAGGAAGCCTTCAAGAGAAAGAAGGTGAATCGGAACAAGAGAAAGATCTTGGTGAGGGAGCAACTCCGGAGAAGAAGCCCGTTTCAAGAAGGTGTAATCTCGGTCTTCCTTGTGTTGTTGCAGGATCGGCCATTCTCGTTTCTATTATAGCTTTTGTTATTCACATACTTAAAGCTAAGAAAAGAAAGTAA